One genomic region from Streptomyces sp. NBC_01431 encodes:
- a CDS encoding class III extradiol dioxygenase subunit B-like domain-containing protein — MLVAAAVCPCPPLLVPEVAAGAAPELGAARDACADAVGVLAACRPDLLVVVGPAENPCVYRQGAVGSFAGFGVDLSVRLGPGEPAEPGGRAPQELPPSLAVGAWLLERAGWTDAPVEGLAVAEELAPRLCADAGGELAARAARVALLVMGDGSACRTLKAPGYLDERAASFDQVASAALGTADTHTLLGLDDRLAYELKVAGRAPWQVLAGAARGAELAGRLLYEDAPYGVGYFVGVWS, encoded by the coding sequence ATGCTCGTAGCCGCCGCCGTCTGCCCCTGCCCGCCCCTCCTCGTGCCCGAGGTCGCCGCCGGTGCCGCGCCGGAACTCGGCGCGGCGCGCGACGCCTGCGCCGATGCCGTCGGCGTCCTTGCCGCCTGTCGGCCCGACCTCCTGGTGGTCGTCGGACCGGCCGAGAACCCATGCGTCTACCGGCAGGGGGCGGTGGGTTCGTTCGCCGGATTCGGCGTGGACCTTTCGGTACGCCTCGGGCCGGGCGAACCCGCGGAGCCCGGCGGGCGCGCACCGCAGGAGCTTCCGCCGTCCCTGGCGGTCGGTGCCTGGCTCCTGGAGCGCGCGGGGTGGACGGACGCGCCCGTGGAGGGCCTTGCCGTCGCCGAGGAGTTGGCGCCGCGGCTCTGTGCCGACGCGGGCGGGGAGCTCGCCGCACGGGCCGCCCGGGTCGCCCTGCTCGTCATGGGCGACGGCAGTGCCTGTCGCACCCTCAAGGCGCCCGGCTACCTCGACGAGCGTGCCGCGAGCTTCGACCAGGTCGCCTCCGCGGCCCTGGGGACCGCCGACACCCACACCTTGCTGGGTCTTGACGATCGCCTCGCGTACGAGCTGAAAGTGGCCGGGCGCGCGCCCTGGCAGGTGCTCGCGGGCGCGGCGCGGGGCGCGGAGCTCGCCGGACGACTGCTCTACGAGGACGCTCCGTACGGAGTCGGCTACTTCGTCGGCGTCTGGTCCTGA
- the miaB gene encoding tRNA (N6-isopentenyl adenosine(37)-C2)-methylthiotransferase MiaB: protein MSAKTYEVRTYGCQMNVHDSERLSGLLEGAGYVRAPEGADGDADVVVFNTCAVRENADNKLYGNLGRLAPMKTKRPGMQIAVGGCLAQKDRDTIVQRAPWVDVVFGTHNIGKLPVLLERARIQEEAQVEIAESLEAFPSTLPTRRESAYAAWVSISVGCNNTCTFCIVPALRGKEKDRRPGDILAEIEALVAEGVCEITLLGQNVNAYGSDIGDREAFSKLLRACGTIEGLERVRFTSPHPRDFTDDVIAAMAETPNVMPQLHMPLQSGSDTVLKAMRRSYRQERFLGIIEKVRAAIPHAAISTDIIVGFPGETEEDFEQTMHTVREARFASAFTFQYSKRPGTPAATMDGQIPKEVVQERYMRLSALQEEISWEENKKQVGRVLEVMVAEGEGRKDGSTQRLSGRAPDNRLVHFTKPDEEVRPGDVVTVEITYAAPHHLLAEGPTTGVRRTRAGDAWQKRNAAPAQKAAGVMLGLPSIGTPAPLPEPTGGCSAL from the coding sequence ATGAGCGCGAAGACTTACGAGGTGCGCACCTACGGGTGCCAGATGAACGTCCACGACTCCGAGCGGCTGTCCGGTCTCCTGGAGGGGGCCGGGTACGTCCGCGCGCCCGAGGGCGCCGACGGTGATGCCGACGTCGTCGTCTTCAACACCTGTGCGGTGCGGGAGAACGCCGACAACAAGCTGTACGGCAATCTCGGCAGGCTCGCCCCGATGAAGACGAAGCGGCCCGGCATGCAGATCGCCGTCGGTGGCTGCCTCGCCCAGAAGGACCGCGACACCATCGTGCAGCGGGCTCCCTGGGTCGATGTCGTCTTCGGCACGCACAACATCGGCAAGCTGCCGGTGCTGCTGGAGCGCGCCCGCATCCAGGAGGAGGCGCAGGTCGAGATCGCCGAATCCCTGGAGGCGTTCCCCTCCACGCTGCCCACCCGGCGCGAGTCGGCGTACGCGGCGTGGGTCTCCATCTCGGTGGGCTGCAACAACACGTGCACCTTCTGCATCGTTCCGGCGCTGCGCGGCAAGGAGAAGGACCGCCGTCCCGGCGACATCCTCGCCGAGATCGAGGCACTGGTCGCCGAGGGCGTCTGCGAGATCACCCTGCTCGGACAGAACGTCAACGCGTACGGCTCGGACATCGGTGACCGCGAGGCCTTCAGCAAGCTGCTGCGTGCCTGCGGCACCATCGAGGGCCTGGAGCGGGTCCGGTTCACCTCGCCGCACCCGCGCGACTTCACGGACGACGTGATCGCCGCCATGGCCGAGACGCCGAACGTGATGCCGCAGCTCCACATGCCGCTGCAGTCCGGTTCGGACACGGTCCTCAAGGCGATGCGCCGCTCCTACCGGCAGGAGCGCTTCCTCGGGATCATCGAGAAGGTGCGCGCGGCCATTCCGCACGCCGCCATCTCCACAGACATCATCGTGGGCTTCCCCGGCGAGACCGAGGAGGACTTCGAGCAGACCATGCACACGGTCCGCGAGGCCCGCTTCGCGAGCGCCTTCACCTTCCAGTACTCCAAGCGCCCCGGAACCCCGGCGGCGACCATGGACGGACAGATCCCCAAGGAAGTCGTGCAGGAGCGCTACATGCGCCTGTCCGCCCTCCAGGAAGAGATCTCCTGGGAGGAGAACAAAAAGCAGGTCGGCCGCGTTCTGGAGGTCATGGTCGCCGAGGGCGAGGGCCGTAAGGACGGCTCCACCCAGCGCCTCTCCGGCCGCGCCCCCGACAACCGCCTGGTCCACTTCACCAAGCCGGACGAGGAGGTGCGCCCGGGTGACGTGGTGACCGTCGAGATCACCTACGCGGCCCCGCACCACCTGCTCGCCGAGGGACCGACGACCGGTGTGCGCCGCACCCGGGCCGGCGACGCCTGGCAGAAGCGGAACGCGGCTCCCGCCCAGAAGGCCGCCGGTGTGATGCTGGGCCTCCCCTCGATCGGCACGCCGGCGCCGCTGCCGGAGCCCACGGGCGGCTGCTCGGCGCTGTAG
- the dapF gene encoding diaminopimelate epimerase, producing MNTSPLAFLKGHGTENDFVIVPDPDNVIDLPASAVARLCDRRAGIGGDGVLHAVRSAAHPEAKDMAGEAEWFMDYRNSDGSIAEMCGNGVRVFAAYLQRAGLVEPGDLAVATRGGVKKVHLAKGGEVTVSMGRALLPEESVTVTVDGRSWPARNVNMGNPHAVAFVADLDHAGELRSVPPFAPSDVYPDGVNIEFVVDRGPGHVAMRVHERGAGETRSCGTGACAVAVAAARRDGVDPAVTGTPATYTVDLPGGTLVITEYPDGQIEMTGPAVIVAEGVIEPSLLTG from the coding sequence GTGAACACCTCGCCGCTCGCCTTCCTCAAGGGCCACGGGACCGAGAACGACTTCGTGATCGTCCCGGACCCGGACAACGTCATCGACCTGCCCGCCTCCGCCGTCGCCAGGCTCTGCGACCGCCGGGCCGGTATCGGTGGCGACGGAGTGCTCCATGCGGTGCGCAGCGCCGCACATCCGGAGGCCAAGGACATGGCCGGCGAGGCCGAGTGGTTCATGGACTACCGCAACAGCGACGGCTCGATCGCCGAGATGTGCGGCAACGGAGTCCGCGTCTTCGCCGCCTACCTGCAGCGCGCGGGGCTCGTGGAACCGGGCGACCTCGCCGTCGCCACCCGCGGCGGCGTCAAGAAGGTGCACCTCGCCAAGGGCGGAGAGGTCACCGTCTCCATGGGTCGCGCCCTGCTCCCCGAGGAGAGCGTCACGGTCACGGTGGACGGCCGCAGCTGGCCCGCGCGCAACGTGAACATGGGCAATCCGCACGCCGTCGCCTTCGTGGCCGACCTGGATCACGCGGGAGAGCTGCGCTCGGTGCCGCCCTTCGCCCCCTCGGATGTGTATCCGGACGGCGTGAACATCGAGTTCGTCGTGGACCGCGGCCCTGGGCACGTGGCCATGCGGGTCCACGAGCGCGGCGCGGGGGAGACCCGCTCCTGCGGCACCGGTGCCTGCGCGGTCGCCGTCGCCGCCGCGCGCCGGGACGGCGTCGACCCCGCGGTCACCGGCACCCCGGCTACGTACACGGTGGACCTGCCGGGCGGCACCCTGGTCATCACCGAGTACCCGGACGGTCAGATCGAGATGACCGGACCCGCGGTGATCGTCGCCGAAGGGGTCATCGAACCGTCGCTCCTGACCGGCTGA
- a CDS encoding antitoxin produces MGFLDNLKTKLAPAKDKVSDLAQQHGDKIDHGLEKAARLVDEKTKGKYSDKIQSGTGKAKEALDRISHKDGGGTPPPSTS; encoded by the coding sequence ATGGGTTTCCTGGACAATCTGAAAACCAAGCTGGCCCCGGCCAAGGACAAGGTCTCGGACCTCGCGCAACAGCACGGGGACAAGATCGACCACGGCTTGGAGAAGGCCGCCAGGCTGGTTGATGAAAAGACCAAGGGCAAGTACAGCGACAAGATCCAGTCGGGTACGGGCAAGGCCAAGGAAGCCCTGGACCGCATCTCCCACAAGGACGGCGGCGGTACGCCGCCCCCGTCCACTTCCTGA
- a CDS encoding TAXI family TRAP transporter solute-binding subunit, protein MLPALSRLGRNRAAQGIAAAVVAFGLLMWWLFPFGSPSPSGTLDFSTGVRTGVYQRYGELLKQALASDLPDVRVGLRTSQGSQQNLQRLADGTADFTIATADSVDKFRKDNPAGGDRLRGCARLYDDYVQLVVPRDSPVHSVADLRGKRVAVGQEGSGVRLLAGRLLTAAGLDPRKDITPLPAGIDTMPGLLRGKQIDAFFWSGGLPTTAVLKLSEEYPIRLVPLADLVSALHKADRSTGYYRAATMPADAYPKAQQGVAVPTIAVANLLVTTDRANAALTEGFTRTVIDSRDRIGREVHAAQLVDLRTAIYTDPLPLHDGARDYYLSVKP, encoded by the coding sequence ATGCTCCCCGCCCTCTCCCGACTCGGCCGCAACCGCGCCGCCCAAGGCATCGCGGCGGCCGTGGTCGCGTTCGGGCTGCTGATGTGGTGGCTGTTTCCGTTCGGCAGCCCGTCGCCCTCAGGCACCCTCGACTTCAGTACGGGCGTGCGCACCGGCGTCTACCAGCGTTACGGCGAACTGCTCAAGCAGGCGCTCGCCAGTGACCTGCCGGACGTCCGGGTCGGTCTGCGCACCAGCCAGGGTTCGCAGCAGAACCTCCAGCGGCTGGCCGACGGCACCGCCGACTTCACCATCGCCACGGCGGACTCGGTCGACAAGTTCCGCAAGGACAACCCGGCGGGCGGGGACCGGCTGCGCGGTTGCGCCCGGCTCTACGACGACTACGTACAACTGGTGGTGCCCAGGGACTCCCCGGTGCACTCGGTCGCGGATCTGCGGGGCAAGCGGGTCGCCGTCGGGCAGGAGGGTTCCGGGGTGCGGCTGCTCGCCGGGCGGTTGCTCACGGCCGCGGGACTGGACCCGCGGAAGGACATCACGCCCCTTCCCGCGGGCATCGACACCATGCCCGGCCTCCTGCGGGGCAAGCAGATCGACGCCTTCTTCTGGTCCGGCGGGCTGCCGACCACGGCGGTTCTCAAACTGTCGGAGGAGTACCCGATCCGGCTGGTCCCCCTCGCCGACCTGGTGTCGGCCCTGCACAAGGCGGACCGCAGCACCGGCTACTACCGGGCGGCCACCATGCCCGCCGACGCGTACCCCAAGGCGCAGCAGGGCGTGGCCGTGCCGACGATCGCCGTGGCGAACCTGCTCGTCACCACGGACCGGGCGAACGCGGCTCTGACCGAGGGATTCACCCGCACGGTGATAGACAGCCGCGACCGCATCGGGCGCGAGGTGCACGCGGCCCAACTCGTCGACCTGCGGACGGCCATCTATACGGATCCGCTGCCGCTGCACGACGGGGCACGCGACTACTACCTGTCGGTCAAGCCGTGA
- the miaA gene encoding tRNA (adenosine(37)-N6)-dimethylallyltransferase MiaA, with product MRSAAPAPRVIAVVGPTAAGKSDLGVFLAQQLGGEVVNADSMQLYRGMDIGTAKLTPEERGDVPHHLLDIWDVTEPANVAAYQKLARTEIDRLLAEGRTPVLVGGSGLYVRAAIDVLEFPGTDPAVRARLERELDERGSGALHARLAAADPEAARAILASNGRRIVRALEVIEITGQPFTANLPGHESLYDTVQIGVDVGRPELDERISVRVDRMWEAGLLDEVRALEERGLRDGRTASRALGYQQVLAAFAGECTDDEARAETVRATKRFARRQDSWFRRDPRVHWLSGAAEHRGELPQQALALVERAVTA from the coding sequence GTGAGAAGTGCAGCTCCCGCCCCGCGGGTCATCGCCGTCGTCGGTCCGACCGCGGCCGGAAAGTCCGATCTGGGTGTCTTCCTCGCCCAGCAGCTCGGCGGCGAGGTCGTCAACGCCGACTCCATGCAGCTCTACCGAGGGATGGACATCGGTACCGCCAAGCTGACGCCCGAAGAACGCGGCGACGTCCCGCACCACCTCCTCGACATCTGGGACGTCACGGAACCGGCGAACGTCGCCGCCTATCAGAAGCTCGCCCGCACCGAGATCGATCGGCTGCTCGCGGAGGGACGCACCCCCGTCCTGGTCGGCGGTTCCGGGCTGTACGTGCGCGCGGCGATCGACGTCCTCGAATTCCCCGGCACCGACCCCGCGGTTCGCGCCCGCCTGGAGCGCGAACTGGACGAACGGGGCTCCGGCGCCCTGCACGCACGACTGGCGGCCGCCGACCCCGAAGCGGCGCGCGCGATCCTCGCCAGCAACGGCCGCCGGATCGTGCGCGCGCTCGAAGTGATCGAGATCACCGGGCAGCCGTTCACGGCCAATCTCCCCGGGCACGAGTCGTTGTACGACACGGTGCAGATCGGCGTGGACGTCGGCCGGCCCGAGCTCGACGAGCGGATCAGCGTGCGCGTCGACCGGATGTGGGAGGCGGGCCTGCTCGACGAGGTGCGGGCACTGGAGGAGCGCGGGCTGCGCGACGGGCGTACGGCGTCACGTGCACTCGGCTACCAGCAGGTTCTCGCGGCGTTCGCCGGCGAGTGCACCGACGACGAGGCGCGCGCCGAAACCGTACGCGCCACCAAACGCTTCGCGCGCCGCCAGGACTCGTGGTTTCGGCGCGATCCTCGCGTCCACTGGTTGAGCGGTGCCGCGGAGCATCGAGGGGAACTCCCGCAGCAGGCGCTGGCGTTGGTCGAACGAGCGGTCACAGCCTGA
- a CDS encoding RelA/SpoT family protein has protein sequence MSAEATNPGAHSRRRGRPRIDLRRLGRAALLGPVPRDRLPDAIGHVADAHRAHHPDADLAVLHRAYVLAETSHRGQFRKSGEPYITHPLAVTLILAELGAETTTLTASLLHDTVEDTEVTLDQVRAEFGEEVTYLVDGVTKLEKVDYGAAAEPETFRKMLVATGDDVRVMSIKLADRLHNMRTLGVMRPEKQARIAKVTRDVLIPLAERLGVQALKSELEDLVFAILHPEEYERTRALIAANSGTVDPLTAIADSVRAVLREAGINAEVLIRPRHFVSVHRVQLKRGELRGTDFGRLLVLVAEDADCYAVLGELHTCFTPVISEFKDFIAAPKFNLYQSLHTAVVGPDGAVAEVLIRTHQMHKVAEAGVVALGNPYTAAPGDGPQQNGDEREDPTRPGWLSRLLDWQQNAPDPDTFWSSLREELAEDSEITVYGADGRTLGLPAGASCVDAAYAQYGEEAHGCIGARVNGRLATLSTVLSDGDTVQLLLAQDASSGPSSDWLDHARTPAARIAISGWLAAHPEGATVPAAAPRPQVNVPADRRTAANAMTDLPDVRVRLAGCCTPVPPDAVTGFSVRGSAVTVHRQECPAVARMKSVGRAPVEVRWGDAAECRVTLVAEAFGRPRLLADLTEAIATADAAVVSATVEPPSEQRVRHTYTLQLPDAAGLPALMRAMRDVPGVYDVSRAQHPAAAG, from the coding sequence ATGAGTGCAGAGGCCACGAATCCTGGTGCTCACAGTCGCAGACGCGGCCGCCCCCGGATCGACCTCCGCAGACTGGGCCGCGCAGCGCTGCTGGGACCCGTTCCCCGGGACCGGCTGCCCGATGCCATCGGCCACGTGGCCGACGCGCACCGCGCCCACCACCCCGACGCCGACCTGGCCGTGCTGCACCGTGCGTACGTCCTTGCCGAAACGTCCCATCGCGGGCAGTTCCGCAAGAGCGGCGAGCCGTACATCACGCATCCTCTCGCAGTGACGCTGATCCTCGCCGAACTCGGCGCCGAGACAACGACGTTGACCGCCTCCCTCCTCCACGACACCGTCGAGGACACCGAAGTGACGCTCGACCAGGTACGGGCCGAGTTCGGCGAGGAAGTCACCTATCTGGTCGACGGCGTCACCAAGTTGGAGAAGGTCGACTACGGCGCGGCCGCCGAGCCGGAGACCTTCCGCAAGATGCTGGTCGCCACCGGCGACGACGTACGCGTGATGTCGATCAAACTCGCCGACCGGCTGCACAACATGCGCACCCTGGGCGTGATGCGCCCTGAGAAGCAGGCCCGGATCGCCAAGGTGACCAGGGACGTTCTCATCCCGCTCGCCGAACGCCTCGGGGTGCAGGCCCTCAAGTCCGAGCTGGAGGACCTGGTCTTCGCGATCCTGCACCCCGAGGAGTACGAACGAACCCGCGCCCTGATCGCGGCCAACTCCGGCACCGTCGACCCGCTCACCGCGATCGCCGACAGCGTCCGCGCGGTGCTGCGCGAGGCCGGCATCAACGCCGAAGTCCTCATCAGGCCACGCCACTTCGTCTCCGTGCACCGGGTGCAGCTCAAACGCGGGGAACTGCGCGGCACCGACTTCGGCCGCCTCCTCGTCCTGGTCGCCGAGGACGCCGACTGCTATGCGGTCCTGGGCGAGCTGCACACCTGTTTCACGCCGGTCATCTCGGAGTTCAAGGACTTCATCGCGGCCCCGAAGTTCAACCTGTACCAGTCGCTGCACACCGCCGTCGTCGGCCCGGACGGCGCCGTCGCCGAAGTCCTCATCCGTACGCACCAGATGCACAAGGTCGCCGAGGCCGGAGTCGTCGCACTCGGCAACCCCTATACGGCGGCCCCCGGCGACGGGCCGCAGCAGAACGGGGACGAACGCGAGGACCCGACCCGGCCCGGCTGGCTCTCCCGTCTCCTCGACTGGCAGCAGAACGCGCCCGACCCCGACACGTTCTGGTCCTCCCTGCGCGAAGAGCTGGCCGAGGACAGCGAGATCACCGTCTACGGCGCCGACGGCCGCACCCTCGGTCTGCCGGCCGGTGCGAGCTGTGTCGACGCCGCCTACGCGCAGTACGGGGAGGAGGCCCACGGCTGCATCGGGGCCCGTGTCAACGGCCGCCTGGCGACGCTGAGTACGGTGCTGAGCGACGGCGACACCGTGCAGCTGCTGCTCGCGCAGGACGCGTCGTCGGGGCCGTCGTCCGACTGGCTCGACCACGCCAGGACCCCGGCCGCGCGGATCGCGATCAGCGGCTGGCTGGCCGCCCACCCGGAGGGCGCCACGGTTCCGGCCGCCGCGCCCCGGCCGCAGGTCAACGTGCCCGCCGACCGGCGGACGGCGGCCAACGCGATGACCGACCTTCCGGATGTGCGGGTACGGCTCGCGGGTTGCTGCACGCCCGTACCGCCGGACGCGGTCACCGGATTCTCCGTGCGCGGGTCGGCGGTGACCGTCCACCGCCAGGAGTGTCCGGCCGTCGCGCGCATGAAGTCGGTGGGACGGGCGCCCGTGGAGGTCCGGTGGGGGGACGCGGCGGAATGCAGGGTGACCCTGGTCGCCGAGGCCTTCGGCCGCCCGCGCCTTTTGGCCGACCTCACGGAGGCCATCGCCACCGCGGACGCGGCCGTCGTCTCGGCGACCGTGGAGCCTCCCAGCGAGCAACGGGTCCGGCACACCTACACCCTCCAACTCCCGGACGCCGCCGGTCTGCCCGCCCTCATGCGGGCCATGCGCGACGTGCCGGGGGTGTACGACGTGAGCCGGGCGCAGCATCCGGCGGCCGCGGGATGA